A DNA window from Comamonas sp. 26 contains the following coding sequences:
- the purH gene encoding bifunctional phosphoribosylaminoimidazolecarboxamide formyltransferase/IMP cyclohydrolase: MKALISVSDKTGIVEFAQALHALGVQLLSTGGTAKLLAGVGLPVTEVAEVTKFPEMLDGRVKTLHPMVHGGLLARRELPEHMAALKEHGIETIDLLVVNLYPFEATVAKAGCTLADAIENIDIGGPAMVRSAAKNWKDVGVITAADQYDAVLAELKTAGKLSNKLRFEMSVAAFNRISQYDGAISDYLSSVKFEDEKLSEEYVPERNLFADQANSQFVKIQDLRYGENSHQQAAWYRDLYPAPGSLATGVQLQGKELSYNNIADADAAWECVKSFDVPACVIVKHANPCGVAIGKDAHESYAKAFQTDPTSAFGGIIAFNRPVDKAAAEAVSKQFVEVLMAPAFSAEALEIFKSKVNVRLMTIALPAGGATDWDNGRNAVESKRIGSGLLLQTSDNHELTLADLKVVTVKQPTPEELQDLLFAWNVAKFVKSNAIVFCKNGMTMGVGAGQMSRLDSARIASIKAEAAKLSLQNTVVASDAFFPFRDGLDVVVDAGATCVAQPGGSMRDQEVIDAANERGVAMVFTGVRHFRH; encoded by the coding sequence ATGAAAGCTCTGATCTCCGTCTCTGACAAGACCGGTATCGTCGAATTTGCGCAAGCCCTGCACGCTCTTGGCGTGCAGCTGCTGTCCACCGGTGGCACCGCCAAGCTGCTGGCAGGCGTGGGCCTGCCCGTGACCGAAGTGGCCGAAGTCACCAAATTCCCCGAAATGCTGGACGGCCGCGTCAAAACTCTGCACCCCATGGTGCACGGTGGCTTGCTGGCCCGTCGCGAGCTGCCAGAGCACATGGCTGCGCTGAAGGAACACGGCATCGAGACCATTGACCTGCTGGTCGTGAACCTCTACCCCTTTGAAGCCACCGTGGCTAAGGCCGGTTGCACGCTGGCCGACGCGATCGAGAACATCGACATTGGCGGCCCCGCCATGGTGCGCTCCGCTGCCAAGAACTGGAAAGACGTGGGCGTGATCACCGCCGCTGACCAGTACGACGCTGTGCTGGCTGAGCTGAAGACAGCTGGCAAGCTGAGCAACAAGCTGCGCTTTGAAATGTCTGTGGCTGCGTTCAACCGCATCAGCCAGTACGACGGCGCTATCAGCGACTACCTGTCGTCGGTGAAGTTTGAAGACGAGAAGCTGAGCGAAGAATACGTGCCCGAGCGCAACCTGTTTGCTGACCAGGCCAACAGCCAGTTCGTCAAGATCCAGGATCTGCGCTACGGTGAAAACAGCCACCAGCAAGCCGCCTGGTACCGCGATCTGTACCCCGCACCCGGCTCGCTGGCCACGGGCGTGCAGCTGCAAGGCAAGGAACTGAGCTACAACAACATTGCCGACGCTGATGCTGCGTGGGAATGCGTGAAGAGCTTTGACGTGCCCGCTTGCGTGATCGTCAAGCACGCCAACCCCTGCGGCGTGGCGATTGGCAAGGATGCGCACGAGTCGTACGCCAAGGCCTTCCAGACCGACCCCACCAGCGCGTTTGGCGGCATCATTGCCTTCAATCGCCCTGTGGATAAGGCCGCTGCCGAAGCGGTGTCCAAGCAGTTCGTTGAAGTGCTGATGGCTCCCGCATTCAGCGCCGAAGCCCTGGAAATCTTCAAGTCCAAGGTCAATGTGCGCCTGATGACGATTGCACTGCCTGCCGGTGGTGCCACCGACTGGGATAACGGCCGCAACGCCGTCGAATCCAAGCGCATTGGCTCTGGCTTGCTGCTGCAAACCTCTGACAACCACGAGCTGACACTGGCCGACCTGAAGGTCGTGACCGTCAAGCAACCCACGCCCGAAGAACTGCAAGACCTGCTGTTCGCATGGAACGTGGCCAAGTTCGTCAAGTCCAACGCCATCGTCTTCTGCAAGAACGGCATGACCATGGGCGTGGGCGCAGGCCAGATGTCGCGTCTGGATTCGGCACGCATCGCCTCCATCAAGGCGGAAGCGGCCAAGCTGTCGCTGCAGAACACGGTTGTGGCGTCGGACGCTTTCTTCCCCTTCCGCGACGGTCTGGATGTGGTGGTCGATGCGGGCGCAACCTGCGTGGCACAGCCCGGCGGCTCCATGCGTGACCAGGAAGTGATTGATGCGGCGAACGAGCGTGGCGTGGCCATGGTGTTCACCGGCGTGCGCCACTTCCGCCATTGA
- a CDS encoding c-type cytochrome, with protein MTNPIDDEENYPPRPRWIGWLIGLVMLAAALGVANIGWRIMRVSSAEQAADVLVQSHPELAAAKKLVEQSDCMRCHGWDRKFVGPSFVSIAQKYSAQSDAQSYIAGKIRGGSVGVWGNVIMPRHPQISDEQSLQMASWILAATPGASLTASPAEEAK; from the coding sequence ATGACTAATCCCATAGACGACGAAGAAAACTACCCGCCGCGTCCGCGCTGGATTGGCTGGCTGATCGGACTGGTCATGCTGGCGGCAGCTTTGGGTGTGGCCAATATTGGCTGGCGCATCATGCGGGTCAGCTCGGCTGAGCAGGCGGCGGATGTGCTGGTGCAGAGCCACCCTGAGCTGGCTGCAGCCAAGAAGCTGGTCGAGCAGTCTGACTGCATGCGCTGCCATGGCTGGGACCGCAAGTTTGTGGGCCCGTCTTTTGTCTCTATCGCGCAGAAGTACAGTGCGCAGAGTGATGCGCAAAGCTATATCGCAGGCAAGATTCGCGGCGGTAGCGTGGGTGTCTGGGGCAATGTCATCATGCCGCGCCATCCGCAGATTAGCGATGAGCAGTCTTTGCAGATGGCTAGCTGGATACTGGCGGCGACTCCAGGTGCATCGTTGACGGCATCACCAGCTGAAGAAGCGAAGTAA
- a CDS encoding amino acid permease, translating into MQWLKTKTIEQALADSEEPGRQLQRTLGVFDLMILGLAVAVGAGIFSVGARAAGSFAGPAVIFSFILAAATCALAIMCYAEFASTVPVTGSAYTYTYLTLGEGLAWIIGWNLLLEMISAAAVLAKYWGIYLSAVFSTAGLDIAQTIQIGGFSLNWGPFFIVAVFTALLIAGTQVSAKVNNVFTVIKLLITVFVIVVGFTYMNTENFAPFVPASQPPVVAHGVTGDLWGQPMLAWLFGAAPSQYGWLGVVSGASLVFFAFLGFDVVATSAEEVKDPQRTLPRGILGGLALVTALYILVTLALTGMVPYTELAKAENPSLATAFIAVGAGWAAQVISVGVLIGMTTVVMVLLMGSSRVLLALCRDGLLPRSWGVTSAARKTPVRLQLIVGAVVAVLAGFTKVELLEEMINIGTLSAFVMVSIGVLVLRKKRPQATGGYRVPFVPVLPVLSALLCTYLMLNLTTLTWVRFLGWMALGVVIYMVYGMRYSRLAQANKK; encoded by the coding sequence ATGCAGTGGCTGAAAACCAAAACCATTGAACAGGCTCTGGCTGATTCGGAAGAGCCGGGTCGCCAGTTACAGCGCACGCTGGGTGTTTTTGATCTGATGATTCTGGGCCTGGCGGTTGCCGTCGGCGCCGGCATCTTCTCGGTGGGCGCACGTGCTGCGGGTAGCTTTGCCGGGCCGGCGGTGATCTTCTCCTTCATTCTGGCGGCCGCTACCTGCGCGCTGGCCATCATGTGCTATGCGGAGTTTGCCTCCACCGTACCCGTCACCGGCAGTGCCTACACCTATACCTATCTCACTCTGGGCGAGGGGTTGGCGTGGATCATCGGCTGGAATCTGCTGCTGGAGATGATCTCGGCCGCTGCCGTGCTGGCCAAGTACTGGGGCATTTACCTGTCTGCCGTGTTCTCCACGGCGGGGCTGGATATTGCGCAGACCATCCAAATTGGCGGCTTCTCGCTCAACTGGGGGCCGTTCTTCATCGTGGCGGTGTTCACCGCCTTGCTGATTGCGGGCACGCAGGTGTCGGCCAAGGTGAACAATGTGTTCACCGTCATCAAACTGCTCATTACTGTGTTTGTGATCGTGGTCGGCTTCACTTATATGAACACCGAGAACTTCGCGCCCTTTGTGCCAGCTTCGCAGCCGCCCGTCGTGGCGCATGGCGTGACGGGTGACCTGTGGGGTCAGCCCATGCTGGCCTGGCTGTTTGGCGCAGCGCCCAGTCAGTATGGCTGGCTGGGTGTGGTATCGGGAGCATCGCTGGTGTTCTTTGCCTTTCTGGGTTTTGACGTGGTCGCCACATCGGCCGAAGAAGTCAAAGACCCGCAACGCACCTTGCCACGCGGCATTCTGGGCGGGCTGGCCCTGGTCACGGCGCTCTACATCCTGGTCACGCTGGCGCTGACCGGCATGGTTCCCTATACCGAACTGGCCAAGGCCGAGAATCCATCGCTGGCCACCGCCTTCATCGCCGTGGGTGCAGGCTGGGCGGCGCAGGTCATCTCGGTCGGCGTGCTGATTGGCATGACGACCGTGGTCATGGTATTGCTCATGGGCAGCTCCCGTGTGCTGCTGGCCCTGTGTCGTGATGGTCTGCTGCCCCGCAGCTGGGGCGTGACATCGGCCGCGCGCAAAACCCCTGTGCGCCTGCAACTGATCGTGGGCGCCGTGGTGGCCGTGCTGGCGGGCTTTACCAAGGTGGAGCTGCTCGAAGAGATGATCAACATCGGCACGCTGTCTGCCTTTGTGATGGTCAGCATTGGCGTGCTGGTGCTGCGCAAAAAGCGCCCGCAAGCGACGGGCGGATACCGGGTTCCCTTTGTGCCCGTGCTGCCCGTGCTCTCGGCCCTGCTGTGCACCTACCTGATGCTGAACCTGACCACGCTGACCTGGGTGCGCTTTCTGGGCTGGATGGCACTGGGCGTGGTCATCTACATGGTGTACGGCATGCGCTACTCGCGTCTGGCGCAAGCCAATAAAAAGTGA
- a CDS encoding DNA-3-methyladenine glycosylase I, translated as MSTESTDIATPRVPTSPAEDGQHRCTWCLATPDYVHYHDHEWGFPVDSDQRLFEKLCLEGFQSGLSWYTILKKREHFRAAFAGFDFYQVAQFGDADVQRLLQDAGIVRHRGKIEAAINNAQRAIEMVAQEGSLAAFFWRYVPAKPSMGTDIQAQTAESQAMSKELKKRGWKFVGPTTMYALMQAMGLVNDHAPGCVTRAKVEQARMAFQLPKSKTPRRCGAFG; from the coding sequence ATGAGCACTGAATCCACTGACATCGCAACTCCCCGAGTTCCCACCAGCCCCGCCGAAGACGGCCAGCACCGCTGCACCTGGTGCCTGGCTACGCCCGACTATGTGCACTATCACGATCATGAGTGGGGCTTCCCGGTCGATAGCGACCAGCGCCTGTTTGAAAAGCTCTGTCTGGAAGGCTTTCAGTCCGGCCTGAGCTGGTACACGATCCTGAAAAAACGCGAGCACTTTCGCGCTGCGTTTGCGGGGTTTGATTTCTACCAAGTTGCCCAGTTTGGCGATGCCGATGTGCAGCGCCTGCTGCAGGACGCAGGCATCGTGCGCCACCGCGGCAAGATCGAAGCAGCGATTAACAATGCCCAGCGCGCGATCGAGATGGTGGCGCAAGAAGGCTCGCTGGCTGCCTTCTTTTGGCGCTATGTACCGGCCAAGCCATCGATGGGAACGGATATTCAGGCTCAGACCGCTGAGTCACAAGCCATGTCGAAAGAGCTGAAAAAGCGCGGCTGGAAGTTTGTCGGCCCCACCACCATGTACGCGCTGATGCAGGCCATGGGCTTGGTCAACGACCATGCGCCGGGCTGCGTGACCCGCGCCAAGGTGGAGCAGGCGCGCATGGCTTTCCAGTTGCCTAAATCAAAAACGCCCCGGCGATGCGGGGCGTTTGGGTAG
- the hemL gene encoding glutamate-1-semialdehyde 2,1-aminomutase, translated as MTQNTDLNIALFERAKGVIPGGVNSPVRAFAAVGGTPRFVKRAQGAYFWDQNEQQFTDYIGSWGPMILGHGHPEVIETVQAAVLEGFSFGAPTEREVVLAEKIRELMPSMDMVRMVSSGTEAGMSALRLARGYTGRNKIIKFNGCYHGHADSLLVKAGSGLATFGASSSAGVPADVAKDTIVLEYNDVAHLEEAFAKIGHEVACVIMEPIAGNMNFVRASVEFTRRIRELTKEHGALMVYDEVMTGFRVALGSAQSLYAKDIPGFAPDITVMGKVIGGGMPMAAFGARREIMEKLSPLGPVYQAGTLSGNPIATACGLKTLELISRPGFHADLHLKTGHLMQGLKSEANAAGIHFSVDWQGGLFGFYFLPELPTDYAQVMKTDGKVFNKFFHGMLERGHYFAPALYEAGFVSAAHTEGDIDRTIEAAKEVFRTL; from the coding sequence ATGACACAAAACACTGACTTGAACATTGCATTGTTTGAACGCGCCAAGGGTGTGATCCCCGGCGGCGTCAACTCGCCCGTGCGCGCCTTTGCCGCCGTGGGTGGTACACCCCGCTTTGTGAAGCGCGCTCAAGGTGCTTACTTCTGGGACCAGAACGAGCAGCAATTCACCGACTACATCGGCAGCTGGGGCCCCATGATCCTGGGCCACGGCCACCCCGAAGTGATAGAGACGGTACAAGCGGCCGTGCTCGAAGGCTTCAGCTTTGGCGCCCCCACCGAGCGCGAAGTGGTGCTGGCCGAGAAGATTCGTGAACTCATGCCCAGCATGGACATGGTGCGCATGGTCAGCTCCGGCACCGAAGCCGGCATGAGCGCGCTGCGCCTGGCCCGTGGCTACACCGGTCGCAACAAAATCATCAAGTTCAACGGCTGCTACCACGGCCATGCGGATTCGCTGCTGGTCAAGGCCGGCTCGGGCCTGGCGACCTTTGGTGCCTCGTCCTCAGCTGGCGTGCCTGCCGATGTGGCCAAAGACACCATCGTGCTGGAATACAACGATGTGGCCCACCTGGAAGAAGCCTTTGCCAAGATTGGCCACGAAGTCGCCTGCGTGATCATGGAGCCCATCGCTGGCAACATGAACTTTGTGCGCGCTAGCGTGGAGTTTACCCGCCGCATCCGCGAGCTGACCAAGGAGCACGGCGCGCTGATGGTCTATGACGAAGTCATGACCGGGTTCCGCGTTGCCTTGGGCAGCGCCCAGAGCCTGTACGCCAAAGACATCCCCGGCTTTGCCCCCGACATCACCGTGATGGGCAAGGTCATTGGCGGCGGCATGCCCATGGCTGCTTTCGGCGCGCGCCGCGAGATTATGGAAAAGCTCTCACCGCTGGGCCCTGTCTACCAGGCCGGTACGCTGTCGGGCAACCCCATTGCCACGGCTTGCGGCTTGAAGACGCTGGAACTTATCAGCCGCCCCGGCTTCCACGCCGATCTGCACCTCAAGACCGGCCATCTGATGCAAGGCCTGAAGTCCGAAGCCAATGCCGCTGGCATTCATTTCAGCGTGGACTGGCAAGGCGGCCTATTCGGTTTTTACTTCCTGCCCGAGCTGCCCACGGACTACGCGCAGGTCATGAAGACCGACGGCAAGGTCTTCAACAAGTTCTTCCACGGCATGCTGGAGCGCGGTCACTACTTCGCGCCTGCGCTGTATGAAGCGGGCTTTGTGAGCGCAGCCCATACCGAAGGCGATATCGACCGCACTATTGAAGCTGCCAAGGAAGTTTTCAGGACGCTGTAA
- a CDS encoding bifunctional hydroxymethylpyrimidine kinase/phosphomethylpyrimidine kinase, producing MALNPISTTPPRRTSQEEATESAPICVLSFNSSDPSGASGLSADIATISSVGGHALPVACGAYVRDTARIHEHFSLDDEAVTEQARMVLEDIAVAAIKVGFAGSPANLAAIAAISSDYPNIPIISYMPDLSWWEDDKQDQYLDAFKELVLPQTSVLVGNHNTLWRWLLPDWEQSRSPTARDIAMAAEALEVPYVLVTGIPLPDQFVDNVLTTAQTVLGNSKYEMFDATFTGAGDTLSAAITALLATGNDLGVATLEALEYLDHSLDAGFRPGMGHYLPDRLFWAQPTEDEESEDEPEDEETPDDEPETKPIEGFVIPSHDTKH from the coding sequence ATGGCATTGAACCCCATCTCCACCACTCCCCCTCGCCGCACCAGCCAGGAAGAAGCGACAGAATCCGCTCCCATTTGCGTGCTGTCTTTCAACAGCAGCGACCCAAGTGGAGCCAGCGGACTGTCGGCTGACATCGCCACCATATCCTCGGTTGGTGGCCACGCCCTGCCTGTCGCCTGCGGTGCTTACGTCAGAGACACTGCCCGCATTCATGAGCACTTCTCGCTCGATGATGAGGCGGTGACCGAGCAGGCCCGCATGGTGCTGGAAGACATCGCTGTCGCCGCCATCAAGGTCGGGTTTGCAGGCTCGCCCGCCAACTTGGCCGCGATTGCCGCAATCTCTTCTGACTACCCCAACATCCCCATCATCAGTTACATGCCGGACCTGTCCTGGTGGGAGGACGACAAGCAGGATCAGTACCTGGACGCGTTCAAGGAGCTTGTCCTGCCTCAAACCTCGGTGTTGGTTGGAAACCACAACACCCTGTGGCGCTGGCTGCTGCCTGACTGGGAGCAAAGCCGCTCGCCCACGGCGCGCGACATTGCCATGGCGGCCGAAGCGCTGGAAGTACCCTATGTTTTGGTTACGGGCATCCCCTTGCCAGACCAGTTTGTGGACAACGTACTGACCACTGCCCAGACCGTATTGGGCAACAGCAAGTACGAGATGTTTGACGCTACGTTCACAGGTGCAGGTGATACGCTTTCAGCTGCCATTACGGCCTTGCTGGCAACCGGCAACGACTTGGGCGTCGCAACGCTGGAAGCGCTGGAATACCTGGACCACAGTCTGGATGCAGGCTTTAGGCCCGGCATGGGCCACTACCTGCCTGACCGTCTTTTCTGGGCCCAGCCCACCGAGGACGAAGAGTCCGAAGACGAGCCAGAAGACGAAGAAACCCCTGATGATGAACCAGAGACAAAGCCGATCGAAGGCTTTGTGATCCCCTCTCATGACACAAAACACTGA
- a CDS encoding rubredoxin, whose product MCLTCGWLYEEALGCPEHGIAPETRWEDVPMNWTCPECGARKEDFEMVEI is encoded by the coding sequence ATGTGTTTGACCTGTGGCTGGCTCTATGAGGAAGCTCTTGGCTGCCCGGAGCACGGAATTGCCCCCGAGACCCGCTGGGAGGATGTGCCCATGAACTGGACATGCCCGGAGTGCGGTGCACGAAAAGAAGATTTTGAAATGGTGGAAATCTGA
- a CDS encoding PleD family two-component system response regulator, which yields MTASSAPLRVLVVDDSNTIRRSAEIFLKQGGYEVLLADDGFDALSKVNDYQPQLIFCDILMPKLDGYQTCAIIKRNARFASTPVVMLSSKDGVFDKARGRMVGCQDYLTKPFTKDQLLQAVQQYGLQAADVGAA from the coding sequence GTGACAGCATCTAGTGCGCCTTTGCGCGTCCTGGTGGTGGATGACAGCAACACCATCCGCCGCAGCGCTGAAATTTTCCTCAAGCAAGGCGGCTACGAAGTTCTTCTGGCTGATGATGGCTTTGATGCCCTCTCTAAGGTCAACGACTATCAGCCTCAACTCATCTTTTGCGACATTCTGATGCCCAAGCTCGATGGCTATCAGACCTGCGCCATCATCAAGCGCAATGCGCGCTTTGCCAGCACACCCGTCGTCATGCTGTCTTCCAAAGACGGTGTCTTTGACAAGGCGCGTGGCCGCATGGTGGGTTGCCAAGACTATCTGACCAAACCGTTTACTAAAGATCAATTGCTGCAAGCTGTACAACAATACGGGCTGCAGGCAGCAGATGTGGGAGCTGCGTAA
- a CDS encoding PleD family two-component system response regulator: MTIQKVLVIDDSKTELMALTDILQKQGMHVRTAENGEDAMKRLAEDKPDLILMDVVMPGQNGFQLTRAISRDPLYADVPIIMCTSKNQETDRVWGMRQGARGYITKPVDAAELQAKIAAL; this comes from the coding sequence ATGACAATTCAAAAAGTTCTGGTCATCGACGATTCAAAAACAGAGCTGATGGCTCTGACGGACATCCTGCAAAAACAGGGTATGCATGTGCGTACAGCTGAAAATGGTGAAGACGCCATGAAGCGCTTGGCCGAAGACAAGCCTGATCTGATCCTGATGGATGTGGTCATGCCCGGTCAAAACGGTTTTCAGCTGACTCGCGCCATCTCGCGTGATCCGCTGTATGCCGACGTGCCCATCATCATGTGCACCAGCAAGAATCAGGAAACTGACCGCGTCTGGGGTATGCGACAAGGCGCACGAGGCTACATCACCAAGCCGGTGGATGCAGCCGAGTTGCAGGCCAAGATCGCAGCGCTGTAA
- a CDS encoding chemotaxis protein CheW, with translation MANREALRDLQSRLAGRLQAARNEGISVAAWLAVQTGGRDYLLPLNQAGEIFPWAGVQPVPYTQTWFLGIANLRGALMGVVDLAQLLGHGSARNEQELMDCSLLAFNPALEVNAALLADRLLGLRAADAFSRTEPAPERSPSFFGAVHIDASGRRWQELKLQHLSQTAKFLSIRA, from the coding sequence ATGGCGAACCGCGAAGCCCTCCGAGACCTCCAATCCCGACTGGCCGGGCGCCTGCAAGCAGCGCGCAATGAAGGCATAAGTGTTGCCGCCTGGTTGGCTGTACAAACCGGCGGGCGGGACTATTTGCTACCGCTTAATCAAGCGGGCGAAATTTTCCCCTGGGCAGGCGTTCAGCCTGTTCCTTACACGCAAACCTGGTTTCTCGGCATCGCCAATTTGCGCGGTGCTTTGATGGGCGTTGTCGATCTGGCCCAGCTGCTGGGCCATGGAAGTGCCCGCAATGAGCAGGAATTGATGGACTGCAGCTTGCTGGCCTTCAACCCTGCGCTGGAAGTGAATGCCGCCTTGCTGGCTGATCGTCTGCTGGGGCTGCGCGCCGCAGATGCGTTTTCCAGAACCGAGCCTGCGCCTGAGCGCTCCCCGAGTTTCTTCGGTGCCGTGCATATTGATGCGAGCGGCCGCCGCTGGCAGGAGCTGAAATTGCAGCACCTGTCTCAAACTGCTAAATTTTTGAGCATTCGTGCTTGA
- a CDS encoding methyl-accepting chemotaxis protein, giving the protein MSFAQKINQMFRRKPVADALHADSSMMADTVVQDMYDGALNSVQGAPSIIGIDEMGREDERVSLPILGTATVAKHQRTLFTLLGGSVLVLVVTAAWMLRDASNSNQQLAATGQALMQSQRLAKSVSMAMTGSAPAFADVKDSAGVLARNVRALAAGDSELGVNALSSGLQDEVSDISTLMERAEKSASLILGQQKTLTQVGDALRTINRQSSDLLETAETISSLKLQQGAGAAEISAAGQLVMLTQRIAKSANEFQTLEGVSPEAVFLLGKDLNSFKEISEGLLNGSTELGLSASRDPQVREQLQTLIKQYDDTRTQASAILGNLQGLVSAREAQSSINNDSEPLRQQLEKLQSDLQGLGGSSMLQLVVLALALLTAVLSGVGISRVQLLDSRARQKEAESHQVDARLQEQEAKRINDANQAAILRLMNELQSVAEGDLTQEATVTEDITGAIADSVNYTVEELRALVGSVQNTVTRVAQTTEQVDMTSTELLAASNEQLHEIRETGKSILDMAGRINNVSAQAQESALVARQSLQAADSGLKAVQNAIGGMNSIRDQIQDTSKRIKRLGESSQEIGEITELISDITEQTNVLALNAAIQAASAGEAGRGFSVVAEEVQRLAERSADATRQIAALVKAIQTDTQDAVAAMERSTQGVVEGARLSDSAGTALSEIDSVSRRLAELIEHISNSTSREAIMANGVAENIQHIFAVTEQTGEGTRTTAQQVRELSHMAEELRQSVSRFKIA; this is encoded by the coding sequence ATGTCCTTCGCACAAAAAATAAATCAAATGTTTCGACGCAAGCCCGTTGCGGATGCTCTCCATGCGGATAGCAGCATGATGGCGGACACCGTCGTACAGGATATGTATGACGGCGCGCTCAACAGCGTGCAAGGTGCTCCTTCCATCATCGGAATAGACGAGATGGGGCGCGAAGATGAACGGGTGAGCTTGCCGATTCTTGGCACCGCGACGGTGGCCAAGCATCAGCGCACCTTGTTTACCTTGCTGGGCGGCTCGGTTCTGGTGCTGGTGGTCACTGCTGCATGGATGCTGCGTGACGCCAGCAACTCCAACCAGCAACTCGCTGCAACAGGCCAGGCCCTGATGCAGTCGCAGCGACTGGCCAAGTCGGTTTCCATGGCTATGACCGGTTCAGCGCCGGCTTTTGCAGACGTCAAGGACAGCGCTGGTGTTCTGGCACGCAACGTGCGCGCTCTGGCGGCTGGTGACTCTGAACTGGGCGTGAATGCGCTGAGCAGCGGCCTGCAAGATGAAGTCAGCGACATCAGCACGCTGATGGAACGTGCAGAAAAAAGTGCCAGCCTGATTCTGGGGCAGCAAAAAACACTGACTCAGGTTGGCGATGCGCTGCGTACCATTAACCGTCAGTCTTCTGACTTGCTGGAAACCGCAGAAACCATTTCATCGCTGAAGCTGCAGCAAGGTGCCGGCGCGGCGGAAATCTCTGCTGCCGGTCAGCTGGTGATGTTGACTCAGCGTATTGCCAAGTCGGCCAACGAATTCCAGACGCTGGAAGGCGTGAGCCCCGAGGCGGTGTTCTTGCTGGGCAAGGACTTGAACTCTTTCAAGGAAATCTCTGAAGGTCTGCTCAACGGTAGCACCGAGTTGGGTCTGAGCGCCTCGCGCGACCCGCAGGTACGTGAGCAACTGCAGACACTGATCAAGCAGTACGACGACACACGCACTCAGGCCAGCGCTATTCTGGGCAACCTGCAAGGTCTGGTGTCGGCCCGTGAAGCGCAGAGCAGCATCAACAATGACAGCGAACCACTGCGCCAGCAGCTGGAGAAACTGCAGTCTGATTTACAAGGCCTGGGCGGCTCCAGCATGCTGCAGTTGGTGGTGCTGGCTCTGGCTCTTTTGACGGCGGTGTTGAGTGGCGTCGGTATTTCTCGCGTGCAACTGCTGGACAGCCGCGCACGTCAGAAGGAAGCCGAAAGCCACCAGGTAGACGCCCGCTTGCAGGAGCAAGAAGCCAAGCGCATCAACGATGCCAATCAGGCTGCCATTCTGCGTTTGATGAACGAATTGCAATCCGTCGCTGAAGGTGACTTGACGCAGGAAGCGACCGTGACCGAAGATATCACCGGCGCGATTGCCGACTCGGTGAACTACACGGTAGAAGAGCTGCGTGCGCTGGTGGGCTCGGTACAGAATACCGTCACCCGAGTGGCTCAGACGACCGAGCAGGTGGACATGACGTCGACTGAGCTGCTGGCCGCATCGAACGAGCAATTGCACGAAATTCGCGAAACAGGCAAGTCCATTCTGGACATGGCTGGCCGTATTAACAATGTATCGGCACAGGCACAGGAGTCGGCACTGGTGGCCCGTCAATCGCTGCAAGCCGCTGATTCGGGTCTGAAGGCTGTGCAGAACGCCATCGGCGGTATGAACTCCATTCGTGACCAGATTCAGGATACCTCCAAGCGAATCAAACGTCTGGGTGAATCGTCGCAGGAGATTGGAGAAATTACAGAGCTGATTTCGGACATTACCGAACAGACCAACGTGCTGGCGCTGAACGCAGCTATTCAGGCCGCGTCTGCTGGTGAAGCCGGTCGTGGCTTCTCGGTGGTGGCGGAAGAAGTGCAGCGCCTGGCGGAGCGTTCCGCCGATGCGACCCGTCAGATTGCAGCGCTGGTGAAAGCCATTCAGACCGATACACAGGACGCAGTGGCCGCTATGGAGCGCTCTACACAGGGTGTGGTTGAAGGGGCTCGCCTGTCAGACTCTGCGGGTACCGCACTGTCTGAAATTGATAGCGTGTCGCGCCGACTGGCCGAGCTGATTGAGCATATTTCTAATTCCACTTCGCGTGAAGCCATCATGGCCAACGGCGTGGCAGAAAACATTCAGCACATTTTTGCGGTGACCGAGCAGACCGGTGAAGGTACTCGTACAACAGCCCAGCAGGTGCGCGAGCTCTCTCACATGGCTGAAGAATTGCGTCAGTCTGTTTCTCGGTTCAAGATTGCCTGA